The nucleotide sequence ACGCCCACAGGAGCAGCCGCCTGGCCAAGCCCAGCAGCTGTGCCGAGCGCTCCCTGCACTGGCGGTTTATGTAGGCCGCTGCAGCCTTTTTGTCATTGCGGACCAGCACGTGCTGGTTCCGCAGCAGAGGGGCAAAGTGTCAGACCACCTTCCATTCCACCCcgactgacagagagagggggtccAGGTTAGATCTGAACCCACAGACAGAGTAACAATAATCGGGCGCCACCTCTGTCTCACCAGGTCAACACACAGGTCGATGAACCACCACTGTAATCTCCTCATGTGCAAGAGGCCCAAAGGGAAAGATAAAACAGGATGCTGATGCcacaggaacttcctgtgttcGGGATGACGACAACATGAAAGTACGCGTCCTTCATGGCCAATGGAGGTGAGGCAGtctccctgacacacacactctagcACCTGTTTAACTGTCATCATGCAAAAAGCTCTCTCCATAATCGCTTTGTTGAACAGTGACAGATCTAGGATGAACCTCACGCCCAACGTCTTCTTCCTGGACAGGAAGTAACAGGAGTTACTTGATTCTCCTGCCTCAGGGGAACCCTGGAGATAGCCTACTTCTCCAGGAGCTCTTGAAGCTCTGCCTGGAGCCCGGTGAAGGGGGGAAGGCGAATTGCAGCCTGTGACCCCGGCGAATAAGgctgtccatccatctatctcGAGCAGGAGTTGCTCGAGCAGGAAGTGATCAACTCCTGCAAAGCCGTCAGACCTGCTAATGGCCTGGTGGTCATGAAGAGAAGCACTTCTGCTGCCCTGCCACCGTTgcggttgggggggggggggagacccCCAAGGAGGATTGGCCTGCTTGTGACTGGGATTGGAGCCAGACTGCAGGAAGGCCATCCGGCCAGCTGCAGCTGGTCCTTGTTATGCTGCTCCCTTCGTAAGTGGAGGGAGGCAGGGGCAGACACAGTTCAGCAGTCTGGCACACACATGATGCCGTACATCACACATGTACTGCACACAGCGGTCACACATCTCTGGATGCAGACGCAGTCTCTCCTCCTGCGTAATGTGTGGAATGGCAATAGGATAATACTACTGTATCCTGTCTGCACAAAGTGTAATGTCTGCTTCGAGGGCTCATATGAAACAACCTGCCTTCTTTGAACCAAAGGGGTACCTTGGATGCATAGAAGGACTGTGTCAGTGATGGCGTCATTATGCACGAGCTCGCAGCCGGGCAGTGCTGGGGGAACGTGCATAATGTGTGCAGCATCACACACTGATTTCTTCTTTAGAAGCATATTTGTATAGGGTGTGTATGTTTTCTGTCCACACGAAGCTTAATGTCCACTCTCGTGGGCTCATCCACAATTTCTTTGAggaggggtgtgtgaagggacAGTTGTTAGGACTACCCgactacttacatctgaaggacagaggacactagtttaaccaccaggtgcacattttagacagagaagatggatggtttgaaagaggtgtcaaggaagcatctacaccagggttgagaagccgtcattgaacagaggagggggtctacgccaccacttatcccccacttacaatgctgtcctttcatcacttcccaggaaattcaacaaacgtaacctgttggcctcaggtgaagatgccaacgatgatcgttcagtcttggccacgggtagtcctaacgaccgtaacgactgtcgttacaacagccaggaacactaacgaaccagcggtatcgacgagaagaagtcctttggatgagggacgaaacgtcttctcgtatcttcaaccaagtccagttgcccttgactttaaccttcttcgGAAAACTATGGCCtagatgactgagaatcttcacagacatctttgtTACTACTCACTAAAGTGTCCCTTTAAGTAGATCATATCATTCTTTTAATACGGGCTGCAGGATGCGGAAATAAGAAGAAATTCATCCTGTTTGCTCAAGCAGCTATCATTGTCATGCACATTGTTATTACTGTgtgcatttatttcatttacacAGTAAGTTATGAAATAAAGCTGTTGTGTGCTGTGAATAAATATAATGTCATTGGAATACCATGATAATTTCTGAAAAACAATAGTGAGCAATactgctttggcaatattgttgctatacattcatgccaataaaactaatttgaatttgaatttgagtaCTGCAACATTAATGTGGGCTtacatatttgaatatttttatgtAGACACAAGATCTGATTAGTACAACATGATCAACCCTCTAATATTCATCGATGACTACAGTGAGTAGTAGTCATGatgaatagtaataatagttttatttatatatcatgTACAGACAAGctgagctgtttttttttcccattttggTATTTTGCATGAGTCAAAAAGTTTTCTCTGGTATTTTGGGGCTGGAGGTGGGTATGAGGTGTGTGGGGGTAGTATTGTGGCTGCAGTCAGCATCCTCGAATGCCTCCAGTAACACATGTCAGAGAACTTCAATTCATCaaaagaatgagagagagattaGCATTTTTTGcaagaaacatgcacacacacacagctggactcacagctgtctgtctgtctgtctgtctctctctctctctctctctctctctcacacacacacacacacacacacacacacacacacacacacacacacacacacacatgaacattagaaacacacagacaatttTCTCCCTTCCTCACGCTCCAGCGATCGCAGTCACACTGACTACTGGCTTGGTTCCAcacacgtgtgcacacacacacagacacacacacacacacacaaacacacacacacacacactgagtcaGACTCACACtgactctctctcacacacactctgactcacacacactgcagcagagcactctctctctttctctatgtcCGCGCTCATCCCGCCTTCTTGACAGCAGAAAACACTTGGGTTTCCATCGTACGGGACCGGCTGCCGCTTCTTTTGAAGCTCCATCTCTCTTCTCACTCTCTACCaatcattctttctttcttttctttatttttctctctctgctcatcctccagctctctctcccTTGTCGCTGAGAACAGGGCTGTGTATTGTCGGGGTTGAGGGTTTTGTGTTGTCAGCAAGAGGAGGGAACATGCAGCATCCTGGAGGAACATGTGTGACGTTACCCAACGTGGACGCCTGTCCTCAGCTGTCCTGCGCTGCTCTCACCTTCATGTATTTACagcaggtgagtgtgtgtgtgtgtgtgcgcgtaatTTTGTCTACATGAATTTACATCTTGTGTACatgttattttttgttgctgctgctgctgctgctggacatGGGAAGTGGAGTGGAACAGAATAACTGCATGCTCCTACTTACAGGGCAAAATAAGAGATACACAAAGAGTGTGTGGATATCTAGCATCTGTAAATGCGTAGTGTCTCTTTGTGCCAGTTTGAAAAGCATCCATCCTCCTTGTCCTGTGTACAGCTGGTACTGTGGCTCTCTCCTCCAGTTCTTTGAAGAGGAAGCAGAAAATGTGTCGATGTTGACATCTATTAGTTGGAGAGGCCATGGATCAGGACCATCCTGTTCAATATTCCAGTTTAGTGCTTTGTTAACAGTGTGCCAGActgcaaatataaatgttttcataCCTTGTCTTTAATTTGCTACATCAATCACGTTGTTGGGTTCAGAACTCCCAACTTCTGTTTTTCTCAGCTGTGACtccaaaacagtttttgttagGGTGACCAACAACCATGTTTTATGTCAAAGTCTGATTTTCTGGATAGCACCAACAATTTGATTTTGTTAATTAGTGATGCTGTTAATGTTATAACAACAGAAAGGTTTTCTATCTTTAAGACTTTACTAATCAGTCATTTATTATTAGGGGGTCCAAGTCCGTGTGGGCTGGGAACCCACGAATGCAAGGCATCGCAgttcccagtaccagcggaGCTGTGAACCTTATTGTTGTCCTGttattgatttttattattcatttatatattattatacgtTTTGGCCTAAAACTGATACTATGGCCTAGACGTTAAGTGCTACAAAATTAAAGtccctttaatttcaaactctGGTCGTTTATTCGCCCTGGGCCCNNNNNNNNNNNNNNNNNNNNNNNNNNNNNNNNNNNNNNNNNNNNNNNNNNGTTGTTTAAAAGAAACTCTTGCTAAAGGTGAGAAGATAAAATATGATCCACAAAGTCTAGTCtatgatccccccccccccccccaagtcaGAACGCCTGCGCCTCCCTTCCTACACGCTCGCCTCTCATTGAAATTGAATTACTAGGCGTGTaaatcacttcctgtgtgaaaaggccttaatGTCCAGTCAAACGcttgatatacagtatgtgagcaAAAAGGTATTCCATGAGTCACAGCCTAGGAGATCTGTAAATGATATACTTAAATACAGTAGAATTTAACCAGTACTTGTTTGTGTATCCCAGGCTCCTGGATGTCCTGATGCAGGAGTCCCGTCTCTACCTCATCTTTGAGTTCCTGTCCATGGACCTGAAGAAGTACCTAGACTCGATCCCCTCTGGCCAGTACATGGACCCTATGCTGGTCAAGgtaagtgtgtttgtgatttATAAACTCTGAGCTGTTAATCTTGGGAATCTCATGTGTGACaaagggctgggcaatatggccaaaaatgttatcacaataagaATAAGATAATTATCACAAACAAagatcaaatcattatttctttcaaggctgagtgaaagttgaagaaaccagatggttaatggtggttttaaacttctttatggtcagaacaaacacttgatgccaaacactggatcacttaacaaatctgagtaagaacattcaaaacaattatgcatatttgttgaaaaaagatttgatcatgagtaaaatgaagtagagtctattatttatttattttttatttttttctgtcccttttctcaacaaaacaaatattgattCAAGgtcatgattcaaatgaattaaatcaaacaaattgttatattgttatcaatataatatattaaggtgggctgcaactaacaattatttgaGTAATGGAGTATTCTGCATATTATTTCATCAAGTAATCTGATAAGAAATCTTTTGCTTGGTGCCCCCAGTACTGgaatcagctgtgtaactcatatcactGTCGGTGATGTCAGTTCACAGCTCTCAACGTCTGTCCATGTtcattctctccctccctccctttttgTAGAGCTACCTTTACCAGATCTTGGAGGGTATTTACTTCTGCCACTGTCGTCGAGTCCTTCACCGGGACCTGAAACCCCAGAACCTCCTGATTGACAACAAGGGGGTTATCAAACTGGCAGACTTTGGCCTGGCTCGGGCCTTTGGTGTTCCAGTCAGGGTCTACACCCATGAGGTGAGAATCCATTCACACACTGCTGGGATTCATGGACTGAAGCTGCATTGACAGAGCGGTCGGGATATTTGAAGTCTCTAAAAGGACCACTGAGCTGAATGAGCCCTTGTCTGTGTTCCCAGGTTGTAACTCTTTGGTACCGGGCTCCAGAGGTCCTCCTGGGTTCGCCCCGATACTCAACCCCTGTCGATGTTTGGAGCACTGGGACCATCTTTGCTGAACTCGCCACCAAGAAGCCTCTGTTCCATGGAGACTCTGAGATAGACCAGCTCTTCAGGATCTTCAGGTAGGCGCACCAGAACATACCTGCATGCATTTATTAAAATCCTTATCAGTCAAGAGATCAGTAAACCAAAGCTACAGAAAACAACGTAAATATACCTTCAGCCAAACTGGAAGAATGTTTGCCAAAAGTCAGCCATTCATAGTGTTATCATCCTGTTTCCAACGTGGGTCACATTCTTGTTCATTTGAGTGATGTGATGCATTTAAAGCAACACACTTGAGGTATGTTTTattgttccatatatggtctgGTTGGGCAAACGTGGCTTACAACATGAGCGAGACAAACCAGACGTTCACTATGCAGCCAAGTCCGGCCtctctccagcagcagcagtggggTTCTGGGTGTTCTCGAAGATTGCCCAAATGAATCCCATGATTAAAACATTTGTAACACTTCATCATTTGTAGTTGTATTGTTGTGACGCTGATGTTGAGTTGGACGTAATGATTGAATAAAAAGAAGACGTGCAGAAGTGGAAAAAGACTGAAAcctgtccatccatccacagTGATGACCTGCAGGGGGTTTGGTCATTCTTCTCTGCCTTGGTGTGTAACTGTCAtgtagggctgaatgatttttagggaaaattatttatttttaagttcagctaaagttcaatatttattgccagtctatttttgacaaaagccgtgtcaagcagcacagagcggatgaaccgggcaggaagtcagacacagaacagcatgGAGAATCTggttaattttcaaaataaaacaccctgtgcagtctcctgatcgtatatcaacaataaacacagctaAAACAGAAAACCCACCAAAAACAATTGAACTACGTAGTCTACCTAATCATGATAGAAGCACAAATTAGCTCACCTTTCAAATtgcaattttgatttgaaagcAATTGATTGTTCAGCCCTGCTGGCATGATTCTATCAGCAAATACACTTTCTCTTCTCGTTCACTCACTCAGTTCTGTCATCACCACTCCTCTTTCACTCGCTAGAGTGTGCGCTCTGTCTGTCGCTGCATACCCCTCCCTGGAAGTTCCTGGGCTAACGTGAAGCACTGTCCCCCAAGTAGGGCCAGGTGTGAAGGGCCTGCAGACCTGGAACCGCCATAGAGAATTACTTTTatgcagccgccttgctcccgcgaggttTTCATGTTACGTGATGTGACATTTTGCAGCGCCGGCAAAGTCAGACAATTTCAAACCAGCATGCATcatgttaagtcagcgctgcatGAAGTGAAATGCACCTATTGTGAGGGTACTatctgcagtgaaaaagtaccTGGTACCAAAAGCGAGTTGAGCCGAACTGTACCATGCAGGGGGAAATGAGGCTTTAGTTCCTGTTTCTTCAGGTCGTAACTCTAGTTCAGTTCCTAAGGTTCCTGGTCCTCCTCCAGGGCTTTTCCACCGCAGGAACTGTCCTTCCCTGCAGTTCCCTCTTTGACTCCTTCCTTCTGTTTCTGCTCTTTCCAGGACTCTGGGAACTCCAAACAATGATGTGTGGCCTGATGTAGAGAGCCTACCTGACTACAAAAACACCTTCCCTAAATGGAAATCTGGCAACTTGTCATCAATGGTGAAAAACCTGGATAAGAATGGCCTGGACCTGTTGGCGGTAAGGACCAGGGCTAAACCATTTAACATCTTAATTCTGATACTGGTCCTCCAAGGGTTAACTTCTTTCAACTGTCCAGACTTTAGTGGTAAACCTAATAGTACGCAGTAACTTTCAGAAGTATGCCTGACATTGAAAAGTGGCTGTGTTTGGTGATAACAGCTATAGACTATAACTCATGTTAGAAATGGTACACTGCTGGTTAGACTCTCATGGTTGCACCTTTTGCATCAGGTCTCGTCGCCCCAGGCAAGTTCACATCTTATTGTCATTCCACTGACAATGTATGAAACTTGCCTCACCTTGTGTCTAAATATGGTTAGGTTTCATGTTTGTGAGGGTTTTCTTTTGTCTTGTTTCTTTCTGACATTGACATTCTGCCTATATTTAAAAACTGCAGTCGACGGGTGGgggtagccttccaacatttggcCGGCAAACAGAAATTCTACCCGCATctggcgggtgttaatttccatccctgGTCACTTCACTAAGTTAGTGAGTCAGGGATAGAGGTCGGGACAATGGATGAGAAGGTCATTGCTCATTAAGACTTGCATACAGTTACAAAGTCAAATATCTACAGCTCTGGGGCTTCAAATGCAGCACAAGGTGACCAACTAAGAAGACCTGAACCCTGCTTGTTACTATTAAATCTGTAGTAATTTTGTTAGAGGTGCTGcactaaatgtacatttttcttCATTACATTACTTGGTGTTATCAGGTGGAAATGCTGCACGTTGCCATATTTCTAACATTCTCCCTGTCTCACTAACGTGCCCATCACATACTAACTGAATGAAGCTCTTTCTGAAGCAGCAGCATGTTTGAAACTTCAGATGTCTGTGCTCATGTGGTTTTCTTCATTTGATGCAAACTCGGTGTACTAGGACTGTGCGTGTCACAAGAGAGAAACAAGCTCAGTGTCTTCCACCCATCTCTAGTCTCCTGTCAAAAGTTCTACAGAGGTGTCTTTTTGTAGTGGTGGTCTACAAGGGAAAGGATTTTGGGGTGCAGGGCAGTTTTTAGTCGTCCCACTGGGACGAATCGACAGTAAGGCTGAGTGGTGGCACAGCATCCAGCTCTCTTGATACATGTTTGGGTGCATGTCTGTACTGGGATGTCATAGGCAGCATGTTGTCTCGTCTGTGTCCCTCTTCGTCTCACCTAGCACATCACATCCTGTAAACTTTCATATCttttctgtccctctgtctgcCTGGGCCATAATCAGTACTTGTAGGACAGAAAACTCAGTTTTGCCTCTTGTGTATGCGCAACATGGTCCTACTGTTCAGGAATGTGGTGTCAGTTCTTTTTCGAGAAATATTTTGTATGTGAGGATTTTAGCATGTCTGAGAGTGCAATTCTGTAGAAAAGCAAGAAAATCCATTTTGGTCAGCAAGACTTAACTCAATGCATCACTGGATCACATTCAA is from Micropterus dolomieu isolate WLL.071019.BEF.003 ecotype Adirondacks linkage group LG02, ASM2129224v1, whole genome shotgun sequence and encodes:
- the LOC123957416 gene encoding cyclin-dependent kinase 1-like; protein product: MQHPGGTCVTLPNVDACPQLSCAALTFMYLQQYLFVYPRLLDVLMQESRLYLIFEFLSMDLKKYLDSIPSGQYMDPMLVKSYLYQILEGIYFCHCRRVLHRDLKPQNLLIDNKGVIKLADFGLARAFGVPVRVYTHEVVTLWYRAPEVLLGSPRYSTPVDVWSTGTIFAELATKKPLFHGDSEIDQLFRIFRTLGTPNNDVWPDVESLPDYKNTFPKWKSGNLSSMVKNLDKNGLDLLAKMLTYNPPKRISAREAMTHPYFDDLDKSTLPAASINKI